From the Coffea eugenioides isolate CCC68of chromosome 1, Ceug_1.0, whole genome shotgun sequence genome, the window AGCGTCTCTCCACAGTTGCGGAGTACATATAGTCATCTTATCCCTGGTGACAGGAGACACAGTGCTGGCAACACAGGCACTCGCTACATTTCTCATGTACCATTAAAAAGGACAAGAACATGTGGGGATGTATTACCAGCTAATAGGTACTGTAATAATTCATCCAGAGCCAGCCATGGATATCCGTCTACCAGAAGCCATCCTTCTACGACAAGGTGGTTAGACCCTGTGACTCCAGTGATTAGTACCTTTGAAGATTCCTCCAAGGCAATTGTTGGTGGTATGGCTACTAGAATGTCCAGCTTACCAGCTGTGATAAACATGGCCAATGGAACTGCAAATCATCCACCGTCTCATCCTCAGATGTTACGTCAAACACATGGGAGCAGTATAGATACAAGTACAGTGGGTCCTCAGCGTCAATTGTCTTCTCAAATGTATGGCGACTTCAGCATCACTAATCCAATGCCTACACAACCTGGGGTTGCCGCGCAGCCAAATTGGGACTGTCCCTTCGATAATTCATTTCCTTTTCAACCCCTAACAACTACCAATCCTAATGATACAAGATTCTCTCAAGATCCTGTTCCTTCTGAATCCCTTGTAACCTCGTGGGCCAACATGAGCAACTGCTTTGAAGGTGCTTTTCCTACTCAGCCAAATGCTGATAGTGGCTTTGACAATCGGTTGCTGCATTTACCGCAAGAATGCGGTCAAGTCGCTTCTTTATCAAGTCATGGGGAAGATACATTTAAACAAGGTAATCAAACTCGAAGTACTTTGCATCCAAGTTGTGCTGAATTTGGCTTTGGTTGGGACAGTACTCCTAGCCACGGCCAACAACTTCTTGCTGATGAGTACAACCGGCTAGAAATTGCAGTGCAGAGAGATGAGCCGGCAGTCAATGCTGATGTTGGTTCACAATTATATGGGAGCGCCAATTCTGCACCATTGGATTTCCATTTGGACTCCTGGATGTTTGAAAATCAGTCTGCTTTGGGTGCTTTGGAAGTTCCGGTGCCTCCCGAGCTTAATGTTTTCTCTCCTGAAGCTGCTACTATAGATGCTGGTCTTCTCTTCGACTTTTAGCTTTTGGTGAAGCTTCACCTAAATTTGTTCTACAATCCTGCTTTCGACCCCGCCCCggggaaaaatttttttttggggaggtGGGTGGTGGTGGTGTTGCGGACGAGTTGCAGAGATTGCCCTTGCCGTCGAAGGTTTCTGTACAGAGGCTGGTAGCTTTTGTAAAGTTAGTTGTATATTAATTGAATTATTCTAGACTTTGTCAGCCTATCTAACTTTTTTTGCTCTTCAGTCTTATTGAAGCTGTTCCGTTTGCTTTGACGCTGGGTAGGATTTTTGCGTGTTTTTTTTATTAGGTAAATTACACAGGAACGGTGATAATCCGAGGATCTTTTGGTACGAGGGACAGCTTCTTGAAACACAGACGAATAACCAACTGAACTCGGCTATGGCTATGACCTTAGCTTAATAACATCAACTAATCGGGCACAGTTAGCATAATTAATTTACTGCAACGAATGGCAAATTAGCAATTAGTagcaaagagagagagagagagagagatagagagagagagagaaggcaaTTTTGTAGTTGTTTTCTGGGTTAATCCCTCCACATTATCCAAATCGATTTGATCATGGGCCGTCAAAAGTGTCTAGAAAGATCCGCCCAATCCAAAAGTCACACCCCAGCTCAAGTTTGAAGGCTCTTTCTTGCTTCCGGGTTCTCTTGTCAAATACCAGTACTATAATTCTTAAGGAGCGCTGCCTTCGATGGCTTTCGTCAAATGGTAATTCCGAGTGTGAGTGTGTGGGGGTTTGTATAGTGTATACTGACGAAGGTTTGTTTTCGGGGAGCGAGCGACCTGCTGAGTGATCGGGTTTAGGTAGTAGAGTATTCAAATAAAGCCAAGATGGCGCTGTGGATGGAGGCGGGCTCTGAACCCAAAACAGAGAGCGAGGTTGTAGACCTTGAAGCCATCTCTGCCCTCAAACAATCTACTGCTATCGAACTCAAGGTTTCTCTTCCTCTTGCTTGCCTTATTTATTCGGAgcttttgtctttcttttgttttatttggttttttcctGGTTCATCTGTTCTTTCTTTCAGCggcccggggggggggggggggaggctTCCAATTGGGTTTTGTTCTTGGTCCTTTTGGTCACTTGGACTATTACTTTGCTGTTGGAGATTCGATTTCAGATGTAAGTTCAGAAAAAAAGATTCAATATTTGAAGGAGATACTTAGAATTTGAATATTGTTTACTCACCCAAACTCCCCCTAGATAAGCCCCCGTCGCTTGCCGTTCAAGGGGTGGTTCAATATACAAAACCTAAAGTTGCGTATTCACTAATTTCTCCATCAATTTAGCAGAGTGCATACATAAGAGTACATGCATAAGAATAAATTTTTGATCTGGGTCAGTTGTCTGCAGGAAAATGGAAATGAATATGTGAAGAAGGGGAAGAAGCACTATTCAGATGCCATTGACTGTTACACCAGGGCTATTAGTCAGAAGGCTTTAAGTGATGCAGAGCAGTCAATCCTCTATTGCAATAGAGCCCATGTCAATTTGCTCTTGGGAAATTATAGACGTGCTCTCCAGGATGCTGAGGAAGCTATCAAACTTTCCCCAACAAATGTTAAGGTTGTTTATCTGTAAGTCCATTTTCTGGTTCAGGCTTATTGGCTCTGGCTTACGTTGGCTCGTGTATTTCTTTTTTAGATGTCATGGATGTTTATTATGTATTACTTCTTCAGGCATTTTACAGAGCAGTCAAAGCTTCGATGTCCTTGAGTCTGTTGGCTGAAGCAAAATCATATTGTGAAAAAGGGCTGGAGCTATCaccagaaaatgaagaactaAACAAGCTAGCTGGTCAAATTGATCTACTGAAGTCCGAGCAGGATCGCCGTAAGGCTGAAGTTTCCAAGTCTGTTACAGCTGTTAAGGTCTCAAATCTATGAGCCTTTTTTAGTTAAAGAAATCTTGTGTCAATCCTAAATAGTGTTTGAACCTTCTTGTGTAAAATATGTAGGATATGATCTCTGCctttgaagaaagaaaaataaaaattgggaAGGCTTTGTATCAAGAACTCACTGGTGTGAAAAAGCCAACTTTGGACAAGAATAATATCCTGCATTGGCCTGTTCTTCTCCTGTATGCAGAGGTTATGTCCAGTGACTTTATTGAGGACATTTGTGAGACTGACATGTTTTCAACTCACTTGGACGAAATATCCTTTTTACTTTGACATCgttttttgtcaagtttatATGCTGCTCTCTTTGGACCACTAATGTGAACTTTTTGTTATCGATTGATGAACTTCTTGGGTGATCCTTAGCTTCCCTACATGTTTTCAGAAAGTTCTCCTCCTTTGCCATGGGATAATGAGCATGCTTATACACGTGATGCTCTTGAGTTGTACTATGAGGTATGATATTTTCTGCCACTCTTGATACATCTGTGTATGTTGCTAAAATAAAGCTTTTGATTTGACTCGTAAGATCTGCAACTCACTCGATGTAAGTGGACAGTATTTCTGGAGGGCTTCTGCACATTGTTTAGAAGAAAATTTGttcaatttttctttccaatatCTGATAATATTAAAGTTTTTCAGTAGGTATATGTACCCTTTGACAAGTCCTTTGGCATTTGTGAGCTCATTGGCTTCCCGAGTGACTGAAAAGAAGTCGTGGTAGTTCAGGGTGCCTTGTAGTTACTTTCTGTTCTGTGCTACCATTAAATCAATCTCTGAATTGTAATGACATTGGATGACTGATAATCTCCCTTTATAGTTATCTTCAAGACCTCGTCTCATGTTTGGATAAATTCTCTTTTGCGGTCCCTGAAACTGCCTTATCGTCCTTCCAGTAAACTCTTATTAAATTGTTGCTATGCGGCTTCTGAAAAAAGATATCTGGAAGAACTTAAAGAGGGTCTGATAGATATATTCTTCAAGGTTGTTCAGCTTATGAGCATGATTGTTATATGTTCCCTTGGGGTAATTTGTTAATATGTTGATGTGTATTATCTTggtctttcttttttcttaagCTGAAAGTTGATTTAACAGGCTGACTCTGGAGTTCGTTTATCCAAGAGAGAAATCTTTCATTGTCTCGCAGATGGGACAGCTGCTGCTAATTTGGAAAAGTTTGATATCGAGGAAAATGATGCTGCTGAGGAATCAAGTAGTACTACTGTTCTAGGAGGTATGTTGCTCTACCTGCCTGTTAATTAATACAAGCTGAAAACGTGTTGCTATTATTCCTTAGCGAACTAAGTTGAATCCATACACAAGTATTCGTTTCCAGTTAAAGCATTTCTCTTGGGTTTGACTTGGTGAAATGATTTTTAGGTGGTGGTATGAGATGGATCAAGGTAAATGAAAGGAGGCGACTTTATGATGTCCTAAAAGAACCAAATCTTGTTGTCCCCGGCATACCtggtatgattttttttttttttttttttttttttttgactttgaAGACGATTCTGTGAAGAGGAGCACTCTACTCTATCTTGGAAAGCTGAAAAAACGTAACgtcaatatttttcaatttatattAACAAGGGGAATGGTGTTAGAAGTCGTTAAATGAGCGCTGCTGGCAACTTCAAGCTTTGCTTTTTTAAACGCATCTCTGATGTACATTTTCTGTTGTTTTGCGCAGTATTCTACGTTGTTTCAAAGAAGTCCAGTTTCTATAAAGAGTTCAAATCTGGTAATTGGGCTCCTCCACCAAGCTCATTTTGGTAAATAATACACTTCCAGCGGGGGGTTGATGCGTTTtccgggttttttttttttttttttttaaaaaaaaagtattaattaattattgtaTGTTGTTTTTCCTACCTCATGAGTTGATTTTGATCGCTGGCAAGAATTGTCTCGCCAATTATTCAGTGTACATTAGACATTATTAATTAGTTGTTCCGTGGAAGGATGCTGCAGGAGCAATTCTTCTtattactcaaaaaaaaaaaaaaaaaaaaaaaagagcaattCTTCTTAATTTATGGAGTACACAAGAAAGAAAGTTGCGTCCTCCTCGTATTGGTTTCCTGGTGCACAACATTTTGACCGACCCCTCAGGATTGGATAGAGCACGcatttaataaatataatacTAGGAGAGTATTTAATCCGTAACATGGACACGGAGGAGTATCTGCTGCAATTTACTGGATTTGTCAGAGAAGAATTCTCGATCACGCGTCTAACTTGAAACGCTAATGTCAGCAGTTGTTGGGCTTTCGTTATGGTTAAGGTTGTAATAAGATTTATACTTATTTAAGTAATAAGATGgtaaaattttgataaatttaacGTTTCATACAcaaaaaaataagtttaaatTTGGCATAAACGTGGCAAAATCTTCGGAAACTATAGTAAATTTATCTGTAATTTGAGTTTCATAACTTTCAAATATATCCACACATTATTCACGTCCGAATATATATACTATCTCGTATTATACCCTACTAACTATGGTAAATAGTAGTACTAAATTACTTTGTGCAAGACGTGGGATCCATCCCATAAGGTGGTCTTAGATTAGATTCTTTCCAATTAATTTCAGTTTCGCATGGCGTCTCCCAATCTTCCTAGACTCCTTCATTCACTCACCCTGAAGAATCTCCAAGAATATCGCATAGCAAATGGTTATCCCGGCCTCGTTCAAATTCGACCTTGGAATCTCTCCCCAGATTCAAGTTGTTCCACTGCCTCCCTCTCAACTCTATAAAATTAGAGCCGATAAACCCCTCCTGGGATTCAATAAACTTGTATCGCAATCACAGTCACAGTAGGTTGCTAAATACCGATACGGACAACACCAGAACAACAAACATTTGCCATGGCGTCAGCCGGCTGCTCGGCAGCCAACCTCAGCTCATTCCTAGGCGGGGGAGCCACAAACGCCACAGCCGCAGCCGAGTACATATGCAACAACTTCAACACTGTCCGCGACAGGTTTACGGACACTGCATTTGCAGTGGACACCACGTACCTCCTCTTCTCCTCTTACCTGGTCTTCGCCATGCAACTGGGCTTCGCCATGCTTTGCGCGGGCTCAGTCCGGGCAAAGAACACCATGAACATCATGCTCACTAATGTCCTGGATGCCGCAGCCGGTGGACTCTTCTACTACCTCTTTGGCTTTGCCTTGGCCTTCGGTAGCCCATCAAACGGTTTCATCGGCCATCATCACTTCGGACTCGAGAACTTCCCTAACGAGTCTTCTGACTACAGCTACTTCCTTTACCAATGGTGTTTTGCCATAGCTGCCGCGGGGATCACGAGTGGATCAATAGCAGAAAGAACCCAATTCGTTTCGTATTTGATTTACTCTTCATTCTTGACCGGCCTCGTTTACCCAGTGGTGTCACACTGGTTCTGGTCTAGCGATGGCTGGGCGAGTGCCGCCAGGACCAACGGCCTCCTGTTCGGATCTGGGGTGATTGATTTTGCAGGGTCGGGGGTTGTTCATATGGTCGGGGGTATCGCAGGATTGTGCGGTGCGCTCATTGAAGGTCCTCGCATTGGCCGTTTTGATCATTCCGGAAAGCCGGTAACCATGCGCGGGCACAGCGGGACGCTTGTGGTTTTGGGTACTCTGTTGCTATGGTTCGGGTGGTATGGTTTCAATGCAGGGTCTTTTATCAATATCCTGAAGGCTTACGGGAAAAGTGGAAGTTATTACGGACAATGGAGTGCTATTGGGAGGACCGCAGTCACCACCACACTAGCGGGATGCTCCGCTGCGTTGACGACTTTGTTTGGGAAAAGGTTACTCGTGGGCCACTGGAATCTCACGGATGTTTGCAATGGTTTGCTTGGTGGGTTTGCAGCCATCACCGGGGGTTGTTCGGTTGTTGATCCGTGGGCAGCAGTCCTTTGTGGGTTTGTTGCTGCTTGGGTGCTGATTGGGTTTAACAAATTAGCTGAGAGAGTAGGGTATGATGATCCCCTGGAGGCCGCG encodes:
- the LOC113782319 gene encoding uncharacterized protein LOC113782319 isoform X1 translates to MAAQETVVLDISSDEDVGWGDNMSAAGCGGCRDDSDWISELLDKVDKETDDSDEVVVLGEVIAKPKFRPKPSVKCVDKVDDDDCVVLEADPDAPVAIENDKREDDPDELLVVSEKGQVACRDYPHARHLCVKFPFNSTPHDRHCEQCHCYVCDSLAPCLHWSTGISSIDHCHATDKEEFWKSQRKSSRKNDEAPPVAPDTSFSTGLAPPLPSDPSLQNQLFTQAAHQLSSMPSINGTQNNINHGRSQQSGNYTSVSPQLRSTYSHLIPGDRRHSAGNTGTRYISHVPLKRTRTCGDVLPANRYCNNSSRASHGYPSTRSHPSTTRWLDPVTPVISTFEDSSKAIVGGMATRMSSLPAVINMANGTANHPPSHPQMLRQTHGSSIDTSTVGPQRQLSSQMYGDFSITNPMPTQPGVAAQPNWDCPFDNSFPFQPLTTTNPNDTRFSQDPVPSESLVTSWANMSNCFEGAFPTQPNADSGFDNRLLHLPQECGQVASLSSHGEDTFKQGNQTRSTLHPSCAEFGFGWDSTPSHGQQLLADEYNRLEIAVQRDEPAVNADVGSQLYGSANSAPLDFHLDSWMFENQSALGALEVPVPPELNVFSPEAATIDAGLLFDF
- the LOC113782319 gene encoding uncharacterized protein LOC113782319 isoform X2; the encoded protein is MRRLLLKTIKERMIPTNCLLLAKRARLHVEIILMHAIFVSNSPLILLHMIGIVSSIDHCHATDKEEFWKSQRKSSRKNDEAPPVAPDTSFSTGLAPPLPSDPSLQNQLFTQAAHQLSSMPSINGTQNNINHGRSQQSGNYTSVSPQLRSTYSHLIPGDRRHSAGNTGTRYISHVPLKRTRTCGDVLPANRYCNNSSRASHGYPSTRSHPSTTRWLDPVTPVISTFEDSSKAIVGGMATRMSSLPAVINMANGTANHPPSHPQMLRQTHGSSIDTSTVGPQRQLSSQMYGDFSITNPMPTQPGVAAQPNWDCPFDNSFPFQPLTTTNPNDTRFSQDPVPSESLVTSWANMSNCFEGAFPTQPNADSGFDNRLLHLPQECGQVASLSSHGEDTFKQGNQTRSTLHPSCAEFGFGWDSTPSHGQQLLADEYNRLEIAVQRDEPAVNADVGSQLYGSANSAPLDFHLDSWMFENQSALGALEVPVPPELNVFSPEAATIDAGLLFDF
- the LOC113777356 gene encoding tetratricopeptide repeat protein 4 homolog translates to MALWMEAGSEPKTESEVVDLEAISALKQSTAIELKENGNEYVKKGKKHYSDAIDCYTRAISQKALSDAEQSILYCNRAHVNLLLGNYRRALQDAEEAIKLSPTNVKAFYRAVKASMSLSLLAEAKSYCEKGLELSPENEELNKLAGQIDLLKSEQDRRKAEVSKSVTAVKDMISAFEERKIKIGKALYQELTGVKKPTLDKNNILHWPVLLLYAEVMSSDFIEDICETDMFSTHLDEMFSESSPPLPWDNEHAYTRDALELYYEADSGVRLSKREIFHCLADGTAAANLEKFDIEENDAAEESSSTTVLGGGGMRWIKVNERRRLYDVLKEPNLVVPGIPVFYVVSKKSSFYKEFKSGNWAPPPSSFW
- the LOC113751586 gene encoding ammonium transporter 1 member 4-like, which encodes MASAGCSAANLSSFLGGGATNATAAAEYICNNFNTVRDRFTDTAFAVDTTYLLFSSYLVFAMQLGFAMLCAGSVRAKNTMNIMLTNVLDAAAGGLFYYLFGFALAFGSPSNGFIGHHHFGLENFPNESSDYSYFLYQWCFAIAAAGITSGSIAERTQFVSYLIYSSFLTGLVYPVVSHWFWSSDGWASAARTNGLLFGSGVIDFAGSGVVHMVGGIAGLCGALIEGPRIGRFDHSGKPVTMRGHSGTLVVLGTLLLWFGWYGFNAGSFINILKAYGKSGSYYGQWSAIGRTAVTTTLAGCSAALTTLFGKRLLVGHWNLTDVCNGLLGGFAAITGGCSVVDPWAAVLCGFVAAWVLIGFNKLAERVGYDDPLEAAQLHAGCGAWGILFTALFARKEYVNEVYPGQPGTGRPYGLLMGGGGRLMAAHLVQIAVITVWVGVTMGTLFWILGKLGLLRISAEDEMAGMDLTSHGGYAYEDDDYNTSLESGRKMEKPGGNPVPV